A genome region from Baekduia alba includes the following:
- a CDS encoding phage tail protein: MPVPSMGAVAAEIYQQLRPLARDDEAYGWPLAHYVAAKYKPLEEVASWVRDSDDGPGYSVLLDIDRCPAVALPWLAQFKGVVIPAGLAEAEQRAWIRSAEGQHRGSVDALKRAGARHLTGTKSVRVLERVGGNAYNLTAVTRTSETPDPIATKADLMSAKRIGIVLTHVVTDEAIVDEATRTFNAITAAIDSMTLPNVT; this comes from the coding sequence ATGCCCGTCCCGAGCATGGGTGCGGTCGCGGCCGAGATCTACCAGCAGCTTCGTCCGCTCGCCCGCGACGACGAGGCCTACGGGTGGCCGCTGGCCCACTACGTCGCCGCCAAGTACAAGCCGTTGGAAGAGGTCGCGTCGTGGGTGCGCGACTCCGACGACGGCCCCGGCTACAGCGTCCTGCTCGACATCGACCGCTGCCCCGCAGTTGCGCTGCCGTGGCTGGCGCAGTTCAAGGGCGTGGTCATCCCCGCGGGACTCGCCGAGGCCGAGCAGCGCGCATGGATTCGCTCGGCCGAGGGTCAGCACCGCGGCAGCGTGGACGCGCTCAAGCGGGCGGGCGCCCGCCACCTCACGGGCACCAAAAGCGTCCGGGTCCTCGAACGCGTCGGCGGCAACGCCTACAACCTGACAGCCGTCACCCGAACGAGCGAGACACCCGACCCCATCGCCACGAAGGCCGACCTGATGTCGGCCAAGCGCATTGGGATCGTCCTGACCCACGTCGTAACCGACGAGGCGATCGTCGACGAAGCGACCCGCACGTTCAACGCGATCACCGCCGCCATCGACTCCATGACCCTTCCGAACGTCACCTAG
- a CDS encoding tyrosine-type recombinase/integrase → MPRRSTGQVIPKETQRGTVYALRFRAYGQRRYVTMPDGTSEDQARRELAYILLQVERGEWVPPAAVEVELPPDDPTFHVFASEWWAAKKLTVRPNTVNAYENELTVHLLPFFARHLLSQITVAEVDRYREHKVREGRLGADTINKTLTRLGQILDVAEERGLIDRNPLRVNPRNRKLRVAKKRPVYLDTAEHITALLQAASEVDATKGARTSGRRALIATLVFSGLRVSEACELRWRDVDLAGGRITVGKAKTDAGSYREVDIRAVLRDELLAYKAGRRARQVERDALVFRSVPAGGVDA, encoded by the coding sequence ATGCCCCGTCGATCGACCGGCCAGGTCATCCCGAAGGAGACGCAACGCGGCACCGTGTACGCCCTGCGATTCCGCGCCTACGGCCAGCGCCGCTACGTGACGATGCCCGACGGCACGTCCGAAGATCAGGCGCGTCGCGAGCTGGCCTACATCCTGCTGCAGGTCGAGCGCGGCGAGTGGGTCCCGCCGGCGGCGGTCGAGGTCGAGCTGCCGCCGGATGACCCGACGTTCCACGTGTTCGCGTCGGAGTGGTGGGCGGCGAAGAAGCTCACTGTGCGCCCGAACACCGTCAACGCGTACGAGAACGAGCTGACGGTGCACCTGCTGCCGTTCTTCGCGCGGCACCTGCTCTCGCAGATCACCGTGGCGGAGGTCGACCGCTACCGCGAGCACAAGGTCCGCGAGGGCCGCCTCGGTGCCGACACCATCAACAAGACGCTCACGCGCCTCGGCCAGATCCTCGATGTCGCTGAGGAGCGTGGTCTCATCGACCGCAACCCGCTGCGGGTCAACCCGCGCAACCGCAAGCTCCGTGTCGCGAAGAAGCGGCCGGTGTACCTCGACACCGCCGAGCACATCACCGCGCTCCTGCAGGCGGCGAGCGAGGTCGACGCGACGAAGGGTGCACGGACGTCGGGCCGGCGCGCGCTGATCGCCACGCTCGTCTTCTCGGGGCTCCGCGTCAGCGAGGCGTGCGAGTTGCGTTGGCGCGATGTCGACCTCGCCGGCGGCCGCATCACGGTCGGCAAGGCGAAGACCGATGCCGGCAGCTACCGCGAGGTCGACATCCGGGCCGTCCTCCGCGACGAGCTGCTCGCGTACAAGGCCGGTCGTCGCGCTCGTCAGGTCGAGCGCGACGCCTTGGTGTTCCGATCGGTGCCCGCAGGAGGCGTCGATGCGTGA
- a CDS encoding toxin-antitoxin system HicB family antitoxin has protein sequence MAKGKTQVRMPPALHEQLEQRAAEQGVSLNSLIVNLLAGGVGFKLPPA, from the coding sequence GTGGCGAAAGGGAAGACTCAGGTCCGGATGCCGCCGGCACTTCACGAGCAGCTCGAGCAGCGCGCCGCCGAGCAGGGCGTCTCGCTCAACAGCTTGATCGTGAACTTGCTCGCTGGCGGTGTCGGGTTCAAGCTCCCACCCGCCTGA
- a CDS encoding helix-turn-helix transcriptional regulator produces MLHDPDNEPEAYVNRDEMARRLGVSVSLVDQMVARNEIPSVTWGRRTRRFLPSEVIAALKERDT; encoded by the coding sequence ATGCTGCATGACCCCGACAACGAGCCGGAGGCCTACGTCAACCGTGACGAGATGGCCCGCCGGCTCGGCGTGAGCGTGAGCCTGGTCGACCAGATGGTGGCCCGGAATGAGATCCCGAGCGTGACGTGGGGGCGCCGCACGCGGCGGTTCCTGCCCTCGGAGGTCATCGCCGCCCTCAAGGAGCGTGACACCTGA
- a CDS encoding phage tail protein, whose product MAGTDIANTIDEYTVALTGAIDPLLAPVDSGPLASRPPSTAPSPGKLGRHYYATDLGVTFLDYGTGWIALNEPIGNVTWWAGAGAPSGGTHVEANGQAISRSTYPLYMSLIGTLHGAGNGSTTVNVPDLVGRTAVGRDPSATRIPNNPRAVGQGGGEERHLSTAAESGVNGNGSTGNDTPDHTHGLGGTALRDSASFQNWQLPGGAGREIEQFSATAGASTRHTHPLIARNADAAHNNMQPYLALTPIVRVA is encoded by the coding sequence ATGGCAGGCACCGACATCGCCAACACCATCGACGAGTACACGGTCGCGCTAACTGGCGCGATCGATCCCTTGCTTGCGCCCGTCGATAGCGGTCCGCTCGCCAGCCGTCCGCCCTCGACGGCGCCATCTCCTGGCAAGCTCGGACGCCACTACTACGCCACCGACCTCGGCGTCACGTTCCTGGACTACGGCACCGGATGGATCGCGCTGAACGAGCCCATCGGCAACGTCACGTGGTGGGCGGGCGCTGGCGCGCCGAGCGGCGGCACACACGTCGAAGCCAACGGCCAGGCCATCAGCCGCAGCACCTACCCGCTGTACATGAGTCTCATCGGAACCTTGCACGGCGCCGGGAACGGCTCTACGACCGTCAACGTCCCGGACCTCGTGGGCCGTACGGCCGTTGGTCGCGACCCATCGGCGACGCGTATCCCTAACAACCCGCGCGCTGTCGGCCAGGGCGGCGGCGAGGAACGCCACCTGTCGACAGCAGCCGAGTCCGGCGTCAACGGCAACGGCAGCACTGGAAACGACACGCCGGACCACACTCACGGCCTTGGCGGCACCGCGCTGCGCGACAGCGCAAGTTTCCAGAACTGGCAGCTTCCCGGTGGCGCGGGTCGTGAGATCGAGCAGTTCTCCGCGACCGCTGGCGCTTCGACGCGCCACACGCATCCGCTGATCGCTCGCAACGCCGACGCGGCCCACAACAACATGCAGCCCTATCTGGCGCTGACCCCGATCGTGCGGGTGGCCTGA